The Malus domestica chromosome 10, GDT2T_hap1 genome contains a region encoding:
- the LOC139188707 gene encoding uncharacterized protein, whose translation MAWQKELLVGNKQYNNFSNQLQSCDLEGVLSAYGERGKKKVQQVRLKMENRGIEELVIQLEQSMDLLIMESGVKLVGKVLTSKVVNIWGVGNIIKAAWNEYGGVEIKWVKENIFTISVKDESMASKLLEQASWAAMKKIFSIKKWPSDLALEEIVLENVPFWVQIRGVPMCFVSLQNIKRLTKEVGEFIAIEDPGKAGGFLRVRLSIDTNRPLFNGCWLRRDQNRETWVEFRFEKLQDFCYRYGRIGHVNTECTFEVTHGRTAGYGE comes from the coding sequence ATGGCTTGGCAAAAGGAATTACTTGTTGGGAACAAACAGTACAACAACTTCTCAAACCAATTACAAAGTTGTGATCTCGAAGGTGTTCTGTCTGCTTACGGAGAGCGAGGAAAAAAGAAAGTGCAACAAGTTAGACTGAAGATGGAAAACAGAGGTATAGAGGAGCTGGTGATACAACTGGAGCAGTCCATGGACCTCTTGATTATGGAGTCGGGAGTTAAACTGGTAGGTAAGGTATTGACAAGCAAGGTGGTTAACATATGGGGAGTTGGGAATATCATCAAAGCGGCCTGGAATGAGTATGGAGGGGTCGAAATTAAATGGGTCAAGGAAAATATTTTTACGATATCAGTTAAGGATGAAAGTATGGCATCCAAACTGCTAGAACAAGCTTCATGGGCAGCGATGAAAAAGATCTTTTCAATCAAGAAATGGCCTTCGGATCTTGCATTGGAGGAAATAGTGTTAGAAAATGTTCCTTTCTGGGTTCAGATCCGTGGAGTCCCAATGTGCTTTGTGTCTCTACAAAACATCAAACGGCTAACTAAAGAGGTTGGGGAGTTTATAGCAATAGAGGACCCAGGTAAAGCTGGAGGTTTTCTACGTGTTAGACTTAGTATTGACACAAATAGACCTCTTTTCAATGGTTGTTGGCTTCGGAGGGATCAGAATAGAGAAACATGGGTGGAGTTTCGTTTTGAAAAGCTTCAAGATTTTTGCTACCGTTATGGGCGGATAGGTCATGTCAATACTGAATGCACTTTTGAGGTGACGCATGGAAGGACAGCTGGGTATGGTGAATAG